The following is a genomic window from Chiloscyllium plagiosum isolate BGI_BamShark_2017 chromosome 27, ASM401019v2, whole genome shotgun sequence.
GGACCGTGtgtcaaaatgtattttttgtgcACATCTTGATAGGTTCTTTGCTCATAAAGACGTAAGTGTTCATTTATTTTGACATGGGCAGGATTTAGGAATGGGCAGAGAACACCACTCCATATTGCACTGATCAAGTTACCTACCCTTTATTTTTCCCTATGAGACATAAGAAAGTCCTAAGTGTTCTATGCTGATCAGTATTTTACTGTGTACAATAGTCCTGACCTGCTTCAACGAAAACCTTTGTCGTTGCTCCTGCTTGCAGTGACCTTCAAGTAAGGAAAAGTGAAGACGTTATTTTTAATCTTACAACATTAATTCCACTAAACCTGggagaaataaatatttatctGTTTGCACCTTATGTGTTTGAGAGTATTCTGACGTGGTGGGATATCACCTCTGTCTGAAATGCAAAGTCTCCCAAATTCTCCCGAAGTTGAAGACTGATCTCCAGGACAAACTACGGAGGACAATCAGAGGGGTGTTACATTTTTAGAGAAAGGTTGAGCGCTTTGTCCGTATTCCTAGAATGGTCATTCGTTGTTTAGAAAAACATGGGAAGTGGCGGAGAGGAAAGTCATTGGACTGGCAGTCTGTCTTCAGGCAAACATGACATGGCACGCATCCCACCAGGTCTGACTGCAcctctcccccagccccaccacacTCACAATGGAGAGTGAGTGCCTTCTGAATCAACAAGGGAGTCTGAGCATTTTGACCCGAATCTGTTTTTAAACATTCTGATCTAAAATATTTCATTAGCTAAAAAATTACATAACTGCCATTACACCTGGATTTTGTCCAGTCACTGacagaatttcaaagaaaaacagaaaagaaacttGCTGTCTGGGGCTTCCTTTATCGTACaatattattttatatttgaaaaataaagagaaattatATTCTTAATCACATCGACATTCAAAGTATACATAGTGAAATTACAGTACAGTACCTGTATGTACATTTAAGAATGGACTTTTTAATTATCCATATACTTTACATAAAAAGAAGTTAATATACATATGTAACTTATATAACTATCACTTATGGCACTTTCCAGAGAAAGTTTCAGATATTCAGAGAATTGACTCCAGGTAAatgatggttaaaaaaaaagtatctcctgatttcaccattctctgtggCAAAACACACTTGCCAGAGTCAAAATCCCAAGAGAAATTCTCACAAAGTAATGCCCCAATCACTATATAAATTAAAATTTCAGGCCATGGTATTAGCTCAGAACACCTACAAGACCAACTAGTTATTTCCCTCAatctaaaataaatacatttttgacCAAAATAGCATACAATAATGATAAATGCCAAAGCAGTAACAATATAACACTCAGTctataaaagaaataaagaaatgacaTTGTTATGTAGTATTTGAGGGCAGTTGAACAGTAGATGTGGGCTACAGAATCAGAAGAACAGTTTTGATCAAAGTCTTTCAGAAGACAGGAGTCTCACATTCTGAAAACACAGCCATTTATCAGTCCAGAGCTTAAGGAGAAAACATCTCAGTAAAAATTctttcatttaaaatatttcaccTACTCTTCATCTTGTCCTCAGAAATACAAGTGTGTATTAAAATGCCGTCAGTTGTTATAAACAAgctcattaaaaaaaagctttggtGACTTTAATGCAAACCCAAGACTGAGCAAGAAACTATTCTGGCCCCGGACCAAATTAACATCTGGCTTCAAGGGAGATTGCTATGAATATATGAGTGagaataaataaaattgaattttatcATTATTGAAGGTGTATTCAGCCTGCCATAATCCTGTACCATAACTTTCAGGTGCTCCCTGCAATCTCTGTCCAAAGTCAGTTAATTATCATATTCTTGTGTTAGTTATTCAAGAGAACTGGAACAGTCAGTAGGATACCAGCCTACATTAGTGGACGTTCAGTCACTGCTAAGAATGGGTTCCTCCCTGTGCATTCTACAGTGGAGGCACCAACCTTTTATAAACAATGGATTTAGTTTCAGGTGCACAGAAATAAGAACACCTTCCCTTTATCAGACAACTAAGGCTCACTTAAAGATATCAAGGATTATATTCTGGGAGACAATGCTCAATTCACAATTAGGAAAAAAGCAAcctgtttaaaattatttcactGAACAGAGAAATTAGATTAAggctttaatttcagaaccattTTGTTGAGTTCCTTTTACCTTGTATTGCACACTGGTTAAATGAGAAAATTGTGCCAAGACATCATTTCATGCAGGATTTGCAGCCTAATTTCCAAAAGTAAAACTGATGTCACTTTAGTTGGCATAACAGCTATTTTAATAAAGGATATGTTATTGCCTTGCTTGATTGTACTTCTAAGTGTGTTACAGGTAAAGGAAACAAAGCAATGTTTTCGGTTTTCAAGTATGTGCTTCCTAAGAAGCCATGTATTAATTTGGTCTGGTCTTTGAGCCTTTATGGAACCAATTTTCATCCATGATAGTGAACATTGTAATCCTACTTCACCCTGGCACCCAACTCTGATTTGTGGTCTGCGGAACAGTGGGTAAGGTAGCCATATTGATGCCAACATTCTGAGTTGGCATAGCACAGTCAAAATTGAAATCAAGCTCCTCATTATCCATGAACTCATTAAGAATGATAGACTCCACATCACACTCCAGACTCCCATGAAACATGTCAAGGTCAAGGTCAGTGGGGAACTTATCTTGACTCATGGCGGAAATGTTAATCCCTCCGGGACAGGAGGTCAGCCTGGAGTCCGATGCTTCCATGTGCATCCCGTGGCTGGCAAGTGAGTGAAGCTGGTTTTGGAGATGGTGCGTGACAGAGTTCATGTTACCAGCATCCGAGTGCATGTGCATAAGGCCAATGGGATTGGATAAGGCACCGTTATTGACAGCAGAATTTTGCTGCACTGGCGATGGGTGATGAAATGGATTGCTGTTCAGTAATCTGGGGGACTGGGCATTGAAAGGTGATAATGCTGGGTCAGAACACAGCACCATGTGTCTCTGGTTTTGTGACGTTACGACTGTATTGGCCTGTGGCATCAGGGGGTCTGACTGAGTCATCAAGACCTCTTTGTGTCGTAGTGACTCTGGGGTCAAAAGATCCTGCAACATGCGATTCCCATAGTGGTTGATTGTTGAAAAAGTGACTTGCTTGTTTTCCTGAATAGTCTGCATGGGAGAGTGGCGTAACATAGTCATGGGGGGTGGGCTATACATGGTGACACTGTATGTACTTGTCTGACTTCCCCGGGTCGAACATTTAGATCCAAATGAGAAGCTGGAGCTTCGCTGCCTCAGGCACCCTGAGGGAATCTGCTGTGATGGGCTCATGTTGTAATTATCCTGCAGCTCCTCCAGCAGGTTCTCTGTTATCCCTTCATTCAAGTTAATTGTTCCAGCCATATCAGCCAAGCGAGGAAGTTCCACAGGGCGCCTTGCGCTTACAGATGGGGACAAGGTGTTCGAGGGACTGGGATAGAGTAATGGAGAAGACGGAGTCCTGTCATCATCTTCAAGCTCATCCAGTTCTGAATTAGCCATGATTGGGGAGAGCCGACCACTCAGGGTGCTTGCAGCTGAGTTGGCCCGTGACCTGAAGTCAGTCCACGCGTCAAATTCATCACTGGCGTGAGAGCTGGGGCTGCCCGACCACTTGGTGTGTTGTGATGAAGGACTACCCTCATTCCGCTCCTGCATTGCCTGCAGGGTGGCTTTGTTCTTGTTTGCCCCTCTCTTGCTCTTCAGGTACTTGCTGTTGCTGTCCATGGAAACTGCGCGTCTCCGGGGAGATTTCCCAGATTTCCCTCCATCAGGATTTAACATCCACCAGGAGCTCTTGCCTGTGCCTTCATTCTGCACTCGAATAAATCTGCTGTGGAGCGAGAGGTTGTGACGTATCGAGTTCTGGAAAGATAAAAGAACTAAAATGAGAGAAATGTCCAACAAGACACAGATGGCATAACAACCACTTACTGCAATTCTTTAAAGATGCAATATATAGTGTAGACTTACAGTGTTCATGCAACCAATacaagaaatttaaaataaatagaatgaATGTCATCTAGTTGttaagttctgaagaatggtcactggattgaaacattagctctgtttctctctccaaggatgctgtcagacctgctgagattctccagcagtttctgtccaTATGACATGTTAGATTAGTTGATTGTTCCATATTACTGCTCTACCATTATTTCCCTACGTGTGAGAATTTATATAATATAGGTACATGTACACAGATGGATATATCCAGTGTTTGTGGagagggctgttgtggtgcagtggtagggtccctacctctaggccagaaagtccaggttcaaatccctgGACATGtcgattaaaaaaaattgcagtggTTATGGAATTGAACCTTAGTAAGAAAAGAAAGACCTGCGTTTACATCACTTGCCCCAAGACCATGGAATGTTCTGAAATGGTGCACAGCTAATTCTTTGAAGAGCAGTCACTTTTGTATTGTGGGAAACCCAGCGGcgaatttgtgcacagcaagatggCATATGCAGACATCTGTGAACAACCAGACAATCTCTCTCTGATGTTAATGAAGCAATTAAAAATTACTGAGATGCTCCTGTAATCTCCTACATCCCCCTACTTAAGATAGTACCAAAGGAAGGTTTATAAGCCCCTGAGAATGTAGGCAGGGAATGGAATGTAATTCCTCATCTGAAACTGAACCCTCAGCATTGTGCTGCTCTGGAGCATCAGTCTAGAGTTTTGTCTGGAGTGCGTCAGAAATCCTTCACATCCTGCCTCATGGGGGCCCTTGTCACCAACAGACTGAATGGCAGGAGGCATCGCCAAAGAAAATTGGAAAGAACTCTTCGACACTTATTCACAAAACCTGCTGGAATTTCCATCTATTCAATGGAAGGGATCTCAGGCAGATTTTGTAAGGACTGTGCTATACCCATCACAAAATATCCCTTCCTGCACCTTGGGCAAGGTAACAGGCATTATTAGAGTACATGTATTTCCAACAGCACACTAGTGTTGATTTAGGATAATAGGTATCGTGAGGTTTAGGTGACATTCAAGACCATGTTTTATGATGCTGAGTGAGACCTGTCATTGATTTGCAGTCTAGTTTGTAGAGAGGACTGATTGCTGTCAAAGGTTAATTATCTCCATGCTGATAGCTTGCTCTCCTTTTTGTTTCATTGACTTGATGTTGCTGTTAAAAAAATTCCTTATTCTTGCCTCTCCTGTGCCACACTGTATATCACAGCTTCTCCTTTCTGATGTTGTCAGTATACAGTACACAAACGAGGATACTGctacaaacatttttttaaaaagagcaaaaacagaagttcttCAGAATCATTTTGAATTATCAGATTTACAAAAGTTCCtttatctgaaccctttctcCCACCGATCTCCAGCACCTTCCCTGGATTCAGCAACCTACTTTTtataaggttgggggaggagggTTTGAGCAGAAATCTGATATTTTCAGTTAAAAACACAAGTACCTCTAGAGTCTTGGTGCAGAGCAGAGTTTGTTCCGTCAGCAGACAGAGGCAGGCAGAGTGACCAGCTACAGGCTGCAATGTCAGGGGTGAAACACAGTTCAGAGACTTAATGTTGTTAATGCAGGTTTATCCACTTAAAGGCAGATTCTGCTCTGGTTTTATCAGGATTCCTTGGCTGCTCTCCAGCATGTTGTGGAGCTGGATCACATGATCCACATCACCTGCCACAGCTACTTCTGGGGTTTCCCACTAGAAACGATACCAGGAATTCGATATCTTTATCCAAACACTGCTCTGAAATGAGTTTTGAATGGTTTGAATTTGGTCAATCATAACTTTTGCATGCAGGGAACACTGTTCTACTGTATAGCTCTGCAGGTTTGGAAGGGCATTTTGACTGATGACACTATCTTTCTCTGACGTCGTCTGCATTAGTTATTACAAAATAAATTGGTGGTTAGCGGATAGCTGACATTGTCACAATGTCGGTCAGATCTAAAATAAATGTTATTACCACAGAGCTGAATATTGTCACTGTGGTGAATGATGATGCATCAAGATGATTGCTattttcctgagcctgatatTCTCCTGGTGCATGATAGGTCACAGAAGGTGCATCTAGTATATAAATACTATCACAGTCATgatggccaaatggtctaattatTTCTGAGCTGAATTCCTGATCCTGAACAAAAATACTTTGAACATTTATAAATAAAGTATGTCTCCATTCCATGACTCGATTTTAACATAAAGTTTATTTGTAGTATTTCAGTTTCAATCTTAATCTCCTGTGTCCTCCCAAACTAGACCTAACTTTCTGCAACACTTTTACAAGATATGTGCAAAGTGAATCCTGCTTGTTATTTTCCACTTCGCAGTCTGTGAGAATTCTTTAATGTGATTGGTTCCTTAACTTGATTGATGCCATCACAGTTGCAGAGATCCTGAGATACTAGCACCAGAACGAAACTAATTAAAATTGGGAAAGGTGAAAACCATACCACAAGTGCTTACTAGGTCTAAATGGGCAACTTAATTCACAGCCTGAAGGGATCACCTTCATTTCATCTCTCACCGCTAAATCAGGCTGATTATAATTCTGACACCAAGGCAAAGCACtgccagaaaaataaaataaaaacagaatctgcaaaagaaattcagtaggtctggcagcatctgcagagatggaaacagagttaatgtttcaagtcgagGGGAGAATTaaattggacttgaaatgctgtCTTTAGTTTctatctctacagatgctgccagacttggtgagattttccagcactttctgattatAAATCTGTACTGTTAAATCGTCACTGTCAGGAAAACTGTAagataattattaatttaaatttctGTCTCTAGCTGTTAAAATTCTGGCTTTAGTGTGTGAATTTTAATACCTTCAGCTTGAAGTGCGTTAAAGATATGCACCAAAGCCTAGTAAACCATTGAAGCCCAGGTGTAGACTGTTAGCAGTAAGACAATATTACAGGAAGGCTTTGTTAGAATAGTTTCATTatttcctgtttattatttttgcaCTTGTTTCTGCTGTGGTGTACTTATTTCAAAAAATGGGACCTTGTTTGAATTTTCATTCAAAAGATAACTGTTACGATAATGCACTTAAAAACAAAGAGAGCTCTGGGTATCTGATGACTATACTGGAAGGGCCATGAGCTTGGTTCTTATTTTGTCTTAAGATCTGGTCAGATGCCCTCAAGGTGAATTTTTCTTTTATCTCTTTGCCAGACTTCCAGATGAAGACATTTGTAGGGTAAATCTGCGTGACCAAGCTTGTTACATTGAAGAACTTCTTCTGTCAGTCAATCATTAAACATACatctgtacagaggaacctcgattatctgaacgagatgggcagacACGATTTCGTtcgaataattgattattcggttaatcgattaaatgcctttcctctgaggCTCGGAGTTTTTTAGTCCACTTCCCATTCAGTAGACAAAGCAGCCCCTGGCACCGTCCAACACTGCTCCCCTCCCCCCGAcagccgtccaacaccgccctaccctcccacccccaccaccgtccaacaccgccccaccctcacccccaccacattccaacaccgctcccctcccccccaaccaccGACGAATGTTTATTTCGTCGGACAGTACTGATATTCAAAGCAATTTGAAGTGATTATATGAACATGCTGCAACAATTAAGTGTGCTTTATTTTTTTTCCATATGAAATACCAATAGCTAAGAGTCTACACAACAGATAAAGCAAAAACTTAATAGAGAGAAGGCAGAAAACTCTgaaaatgcaacattgtacaacagaTTTGTTCTAGAATTAACTCCACAGCAAACTGCTTATTACTTGAACTGCTTATTACTCCATAAATATCCCAGTCAACTTGGTGTATCTTTTAAATTTGGGAAGGGAGAAGAAAACAAATAGGGAATTCTGAAGAAACTTCTTTTCCCAGATAGTATTCAGAATATGGAACTTTCTACCATAGGGATTAATTGAGGTAAATagtatacaggggaacctcgattatctgaatgagatgggagggcactatttcgttcggataatctaTTATTCGATTAATCGATTAAATGTCTTGCCTATGGGGTTCGGAATTTTTAAAGCCTGCTCCCTAtttaggcagcagcacactgcacgCGAGCCCcgcccccaacaccacccccagcccgTGCAccaccctccaaccccatccaacaccactcCCCATCCAACTAACCCCACCCCGTCCCCTCTCTGAGGCAGCTGcactggacaccaacagcaagactgctgctgctgctgcctttctggggtaagtctccaaatagcgtgcGCGCACtcacacactacacagacacagactcacacacacagccgcacacacaacattttactctaactttttgacaggttccaccttttccctgtacaggacaatgtcggagagattatctggggaagagtggtttagggtacacccccctgtagaactccagggaaagtgtgggcaGAGAGAGGGgacgggaggtcagtcatttggagacggtgcctgtttaatcactataaacaaaagacgcgatcactgttggaaacacgtctttgatgtaatgtttctatcgagaccttgagatctccttcagataatctaaTATTCGGATAATCTAAtattcggataatctgatattcggataatcgaggttcctctgtatttaaaaTCTTACTGCTTttcccaaccctgtccaacaccgccctcCCTCTCACCCCTGCCACCTCTCCGGGGCTGCTGGACTGGTCcccaacagcaagactgctgctgctgccttgtgGGGTatgtctccaaatagcgcgcacaCACATAGGAAGCTTTAAGGTCGGAGGAGCATACATGCTTTTAATAATTTTGGACAATGTGAAATGCCATCAATCCTTtcaaactgctgctgctgccttgtgGGGTatgtctccaaatagcgcgcacacacatacacacatacacacacaacattTCACTGCAACTCTTTGACAGGTTCTGCCATTAGcctgcacaggacaatgttggagattatctggggaagaggggaTTACAGTACACCcccctgtagaactccagggaaagtgtgggcaGAGAGAGGGgacgggaggtcagtcatttggagacggtgcctgtttaatcactataaacaaaagacgcgatcactgttggaaacacgtctttgatgtaatgtttctatcgagaccttgagatctccttcagataatctaaTATTCGGATAATCTAAtattcggataatctgatattcggataatcgaggttcctctgtatttaaaaTCTTACTGCTTTTCCCACTTCATAGGAAGCTTTAAGGTCGGAGGAGCATACATGCTTTTAATAATTTTGGACAATGTGAAATGCCATCAATCCTTTCAAACTAGATTTACAACTTGAGTCAGAAATTATGATTATTCAGAGTGAGAACTGTTTGCTGAAAATTGCATTTTGGAGTATTGAACCTTAAACTTTGTTCCTCCCAAAATAAAAATGAGACCAACAAATTCATCATCACTTAGACAAAATTGTTGCCTAAGAAGATCGTGGAAATGTCTTCACTTAATAGACTTCAGTACTTCATGAAGACAACTCCCAATCTCCTTCTCAAGGGGATCTGAGGATGAGCAGTAAatactggtcttgccagtgatgcccacatcccatgactgaagaACAGAATATATACAGGAAATCATACTTTGCTCACTATAGAATGATATTACGGCAGCAACAGATCACATTTATACAAAGCTACTACCATTATGAGTATTCAAACCAGTGTTTAATGTATACATTGGAAACATACCTTTCACTGACATTAATAAGCGCATTGCTGTATATACAATAATCAAATACCAACTCTGGTTGCTGTGTTATTACCAAAACGAATTGCAACTGCCAAACCTTTACCAGATGATTTTGTTTTAGGGTCCCAACACTGTAATTTTCCTTTCCAACTTCATAGGCCTCTTGTTGTAAGCACTAGTGAGGTACCCTAAAGACAAGATTCATAATTATTCTCAAGCGATGTCAAATTGGAGCTGTGCAGCAACTGTTAGTGCCAGGCTGTGACACAACCACACTGCTGGTGCTTTGGAGGCTGTGTTTTTTTTGATGCCAACAAATGTCATGACAGTCTAACAAATAATGCACCACTTTGTATTATATAACCACATCTTTACAACATAGTCCATTTAGTTTCATCTTGTTTATAATCTGACACTTTACCAAATGAACTGTTGCGTACCTCAAAATTAATCTACAGCCCTGAGTAAACCTGGATGGTACATAATAATCCCTTCATGCAAAGCGACAGGCAAGTAGCTTGCTCACTGAAATTTCATATCCATAATCCACATGCATACGGTCTTTCAGAATGAACAATAACAGCTGAAAAAAGATATTGTCTTGGCATAGTCTCTATACTTCACTTCATTTCAAAATATAACGTCTACGCGCAATCGCACTGCCAACatttcaaccatttcctggactcCATTAAACTACACCCTAACACAGTTAAGCCAGCATCATGGAAAGAAACACTGAACTTAACCAACGTCTGCAAATTTAGTTCAAATGGCAGAAGACACTGTAATCCCCCAAACCAAATGTCTTGGAATGCAGCAAACACTGTGGACTCAAATTTTCACTTTTGTGTGCTTATTCCAATTCAAGAGGAATAAAGGAAAGAAAGTCTAAAACCCATGCAGAACAGGGCCTGTTTTGATATTCCTTGTTAATTCTGTACTAGCCTAAATGAAGTAAACTGAAGCACAGCACATAAAAACTGACCCACATCATACTCCATCCACAGGAACATTGCACATGGGAGAAGGGGTTGatcttgttctgccattcaataagatcacggctatTCTAGTTGTGGTCTCTACTTTACTTTTCTGTCTGGTTCCTGCAACCCTCAACTCCCTTGTCTATTGAAAATGTGATTAAACTCAGCCTTGAATCAACTCAATGGCACAACTTTTGTTGCTTTCTGGGGAAAAGAATTCAAGAGGCTAATGACTTTCGGagagaaaaatattctcctcaACTCCATCAGGACCTCTTACACTTAAACTATCTCCTTCTCTAATCTCCTCAACAAGAGAAAACATCTCCTCAGTATCCACCCTATCCAATCCCATCAACATCttacagaacacagaacagcatagcccaccatgtctgtgctgaccacaaTGCCATTTTAAACCAATCCCCTTCATCTGcacatggtccgtatccctctattctctgcctgttcatgtatctctcttaaatgttgttattgtgtcTGTTCTACCACGTCCTTTGCAGTGTGTTCAGGTATCTACCACACTGTGTAAAAAGCATGACTCTCATATCTCCcttgaactttctccctctcaccttcaacctatgacccccagtatttgacatttccaacctgagaaaaagactttgactatccaccctgtccatgcatctcataattttgtatatttctatcaggtcatccctcagggTCTGACACTCTAAtacactccaaaccaggcaacatgctggtaaaccttctttgcaaccCCTCCAAAgatctccacatccttcctatcatatggtgaccagaactgcacacattccaAGTCTGGCCGaactgaagttttatacagctgcgatatgacttgccaacttttatattcaatgccctgactgatgaaggcaagcatgacatATACCTTCTTGACGATTTTATCTACATgttttgtcactttcagggaggtATCGACTTGTACCATCACAAGGTCCCTCTGCATAACAATAAGGGTCcttacatgtttcagtaagattcctCTCATTCTCTAAAACTCTAATGGGTAAAGGCCCGACTTCTCAAACTGTCTTCATAAGataagtagtcatgatttggagacaatcacctgatgaaggagcgtcgctccgaaagctagtgtgcttccaattaaacctgttggactataacctggtgttgtgtgatttttaacttcataagaTAAGCACTTCATCCAAGGAATGAGttgagtaaaccttctctgaactgctcccaATGTAATTGTATCCTTTTCCTAATAAGGAGAATGAAACTGTACCAAAACAGTTCACTTTACTTCATATCAACATAACATTTTCTTGTCCAGTACCTCGCTAGTTCCCCTTAAACACAATAATTCTATTCACCGCATTATATGTGGTTAGTGAGTTCCACCTTCACATCTCCTCATATTCTCTGGATAAGTAAGTTTATTCTGAGCTTTGTCTGAGATTAAGTAATATTATCTTGAGTCTATTGCCTGTAAATTAATAATATTTCACTTCAATGTTATTTCAGGAAGTTATCCTGCCTTTGCTTTTAGGGATTTTAGCCATTAGATAATTTTACTAGCTTGGAAATGTTTCAGTTCCTGTTttcaacttttattttctttcaagaaAACCCCTAGCTTATAGTTAAGGGATTTCATGTGACTGTGGACTGAAGGTGGTTTCTGGTCCTGTTTTGTCAGAACTTGGCTATAGTTTGTTTTGATGGCAAAATACACTCAGCAAATCTAGTGGTTATTTCCTTCAGTCCCATTCCATTTCAGTTTGACTGTATGAGTGAATCTCTTTGGTGCAGATCCAAATCAGTCGGGGtcggtggtgggggtgggggaggggaggtgggagagGGAGGTGGGTTTGCTGTTTAACTACTGCCACACTGTCTTGGTTCCTGTGTTAAATTGCTGCACTCCTCTTGCGATTTCTTCCAAATCCGAAATCAAATCTCTATAAGTCATTCAGACAATGATTTGGTGCTCATCAAGAGGCTAACATAAGAGATGTGGGCGCACCTCAAAAGCAGGCAGTGGGCACAGAGTATCCGGGGTGGCCATTGGCAGCTTTGATGGGGCTAGCAGCAGGCTCTCATTAACGTGGAGGTCTCTGGAGACTGCCCAGTACATGAACGGGTGAGCAAGCTCTCAATGGGGCCTTTCTGACACTGTTTGTGAcagtcagcagcagcaggagggacCCAGGTCACAACTGGAAGAAGTGGACAGAGGCAAAGGGGCAGCAAATTCTGAGTCAATTGGAGGTTCGGGAAGACGTGAGGGCATTGCGAAGGGAGGTTCATGTTTTCCAGGTGGGTCCTGGGGCAATCACTCCAGTTCCTCATAGAAATGTAGAAGACatgagtaggagtaggccattcagccctttgagactgcTCCCCCACTCCACATGATcgtggctgattatccaactcagaaCATTGTTCTTGCTTTCTTCCCATGTGtgttgatccctttagcctgaagaacAACATCTATCTCCTTACGCCACAGCATATCCTGAAAGAAGTAATTCTTTCAGAACCTAGATTGGTGTCGATTAGCCAGTGATCTCCACCTGCCTGGATTGTCAGGCTGCGGACAGTGCAAGATTTCCTTAACTCGATATTAGGTTGTGAAACATTTGAATATTAAGTTGACCCCATCAACTTTCAGGCCTCCTTCCAGGCAGGAAGTTGAGTTGTTACATGATCGTTGGGTGGTTAACATCATGACTATGGAATCAACCAAAGTGGCTATTCACATATCAGGAGGTCAACAGAGGTCAGAGCAAACTG
Proteins encoded in this region:
- the LOC122563482 gene encoding forkhead box protein O3-like, with protein sequence MDEAGAAPRVDIDPDFEPHSRPRSCTWPLPRPEFPGAEGKAEESGVNQEPAAAGEQGSGGKAEAKAAPGIPSPLRLSECGQHRKKSSRRNAWGNLSYADLITKAIESSPEKRLTLSQIYDWMVRHVPYFKDKGDSNSSAGWKNSIRHNLSLHSRFIRVQNEGTGKSSWWMLNPDGGKSGKSPRRRAVSMDSNSKYLKSKRGANKNKATLQAMQERNEGSPSSQHTKWSGSPSSHASDEFDAWTDFRSRANSAASTLSGRLSPIMANSELDELEDDDRTPSSPLLYPSPSNTLSPSVSARRPVELPRLADMAGTINLNEGITENLLEELQDNYNMSPSQQIPSGCLRQRSSSFSFGSKCSTRGSQTSTYSVTMYSPPPMTMLRHSPMQTIQENKQVTFSTINHYGNRMLQDLLTPESLRHKEVLMTQSDPLMPQANTVVTSQNQRHMVLCSDPALSPFNAQSPRLLNSNPFHHPSPVQQNSAVNNGALSNPIGLMHMHSDAGNMNSVTHHLQNQLHSLASHGMHMEASDSRLTSCPGGINISAMSQDKFPTDLDLDMFHGSLECDVESIILNEFMDNEELDFNFDCAMPTQNVGINMATLPTVPQTTNQSWVPG